Genomic DNA from Cydia splendana unplaced genomic scaffold, ilCydSple1.2 scaffold_48_ctg1, whole genome shotgun sequence:
ACAAGACTCAAGTCGTCAAAAAAAAAGTAgttaaacaaaaaaagttaaacgTGAAATGGGCGACTCAGCATTTTCGTGGCAGTGCAGAAAtcgaagaaaaaatatttagcaaGCCTCCTAATACTAAGCCGCCTTTAGAATATTTCCGTATGTTCTTATCTGACGACTTAATGGAATTGATGGTGGAACAAACAAATTTATACCACGTACAATCAAAAGGTACATCTTTGAACGTTACTATAGACGAAATAAAAGACTTCATCGCTATGGAACTGCTCATGGGTATTGTTGATATGCCAGCTTATACTGACTATTGGTCAAAATTCCTGAGGTTCGATAAAATAGCAGATGTAATGAGCTTAAAGCGTTACGAACAAATCCGACGATATCTTCATTTTGCAGACAATGAAATGGACGATGGTGATCGATACTATAAAATCAGACCATTTCTTGAAAGAGTCCGTCTTAATTGCTTAAAAGTCGAAGAGGAAAACCATTTCAGCATTGATGAAATGATGGTACCCTATAAAGGCACAAGAGCGGGCTCAAGAAagcaatttgttaaaaataaacctCGCAGATGGGGGTATAAGGTATTCGTTCGAGCAGGAATGACTGGATTAGTGTATGACTTTTTGATTTATGGAGGGGAAGACACTTTTCGCTACCATGCCTTTACTGAAGAGGAAGACTGTATGGGTTTAGGTGCAAAAGTTGTTATAGCACTATCACAGAGTATTCAGCTGCCTGCTTGTAAAGTATTATACTTCGACAACTTCTTTACGTCGTTAGAATTGATTCACCATATGAGGAACGAGTATGGGATTTTCAGTTTAGGTACTATAAGGTCGAATCGTTTGCGTGAAGCCAACAAAAAATTACCCACTGATAAGAATCTAAAGAAAAAAGGACGTGGTGCTCATGCTCAAGTAGTCTCAAATGAAAGCAATATTGCAATAGTCAAATGGTTTGATAATAAATGTGTCACTGCAGCTAGTTCCTATGTGGACGCTCATCCGAGTCATAATGTTTTGCGATACAACAAAGCGACCAAAACCAGGCAACAAGTAGCTTGTCCTAATATGATTCGCCATTACAACTCACACATGGGAGGAGTAGACCTCGCCGATATGCTCATTGCTTTGTACAGAACGGAAATGAAAGCGCATAGATGGTACATACCCCTCTTTTCCTAGCTCCTCGACATCTGTGTTAATAATGCTTGGTTGGTTTACAGAAGGGAGACTACTGAATCTAAGCCATTAAAACTGAAGATCTTTAGATGTGCAATAAGTAAAAGCCTTGTTACATTGCACAGGGCGCTAACAAGAACTCCAGGAGGGAAAAAGAAATTCTTGACTCCCGATTGTCAAATTGACAGTCGATACGATCAAATAGGCCATTTCCCAACGTTTATGGCTAAAGGTCGCTGCAAGAAATGCATCAAAGGGCAAACCAAATTTGTATGCTGTAAATGCAATGTAAGACTGTGCTTGACTGAGGATCGCAATTGTTTTTATGATTATCACAATATGTCAtaaagtatacctacctattagttAAGGTACGTGTTAGAAGATAAGTTTTTTTTGGACGTTTATGTTTTTAGagatgtttatatttttttaatctgattCTCAGTTGTGCAACAAGTGATCTCGTTTTGTTATAAAAATTTAAGCCGGTATAAAGCTATAAGTCAAATATCCATTTTTGGATTTAATATAAGATATGTTGTTATAGAGATTCTTTTCAAAATCGACTGTGTTTTATTTATCTCACCAGCAGGCAAAGTATCCTTAAAGATACGCAGTTATTTTCAATTATAATCTAGAACACTTGGCAATGTATCTATTAGGATACATGCcataaatacaaatatataaatgaaatatttttttttacattttttatatgtatttttatcgtTCAGGAACTAAAAAATtccaaaagaagaaaaaaaatcgtacacTTATATCCTTGCCAACTTTAGggttaaataacaattttgtttttttatcagGTCGGACTCAGAATATGACTCAACCTGCGAATACATGTCCTGTATGACAAGCAAGAAGAATTCCAAGACTAAGGACCTTGCACAGAGGTAATTATGATTATTGTTACAATTTCATTTGTTTCCTATTAAAAATATTCTTTCTATGAGTGATAATtaattcttatattatttattctttagaTCGGACTCAGAGGAAAAGGAGGTTTTTAACGAGCAGACTGGAAAGAAACAGAAGACTCCTGCACAGAAAAGGTGATTTAAACTTTGTGTTTCatgtaaatgaaaaaataatatatctgatttcgatatacaaaggtagttaaattatcacgaactattattaactaatatttatatttttcagaTCTGCGGAGGGGGACACGAAAGCttctaacaataaaaaacagAAGGCGTCTACTTCTAAAACGTAAGCATTGTTTGAAATATTTAGTATAAAATTCAGCATTTTTCATTCGATTCTTGAGAAATTTTGTTGCTCAAAAAATTGGTTGGCGTTAAGTACCTAGTTTTTATCTAGtcacttttttattaaaaaaaaatgatggaGCTATGAAGGTCGTTTGGGACTACAATTCAAGAacccattattttattttgggacaatttatttattttatactatttCTTACATAGATCTGTGAAACGAAATGAGGAGCCATCACCGTGGAATGAATCTTTCGACTTGTTCGGGCTGCTGACAAAAGAGGAGGCAACTACAGCGGGACAGAAGGAGGCTTCAGTTGTTCTGCCGTCGGTACTGAGTTCGCGTGTGGCCAATGGGTCAGTGATTCGTCGGAAACACCTTGACGGCGATTTTTACGTTGAAATAAAGGTATATAAGACGGCAGATGCGATTTCCGTTGGTCGCGAAGATCGTTGGCAAAAAGCTCTAAATTCATTAAAAATCCAAATTAATGCCAACGGAGACGAGTGGAAAAAGCTTCAAGGTTTTTTCAAAAGTGCTCGTAAACTGTTTAATGATACGGAATCAGTGTTTTACgcacataaaaataattaattttaattagttaatttttataatgtaatataaGGTTAATTTATTTGCACAGTGGAAAGGCTAATTTTATACAAATCAAATGAAAATAGGGGCACAAAATTAATAACTTCATTTGgaacaagttttattttagaatatttaCCTAAATTATAACGAAAGTTATGTTTTGCGattttttaacaaaatacacatcataatttaatattttatatatatatatatatatatatatatatatttttagtgaCGATACAAATATCAGTGacccttattttttttttgagtcGTATATGTTATAGACACATCAAGGTctaataaattcaaataaaatacatcaaaatgCCATTTTGTTCAAGTTGCTCGATTACTATTGAAAATCGTAAATGGGTTGGCCATCTGCGCAGCaatcttcataaaaaaaattcttCCGAAGAACATATAAAAGATGTTTTTAGAATATCGTCTGCGTTTCGATCTAGAATTgctacatataaaattatagcaaatgatgataaaataaatttgttacctgcagacttttttaaatcaatttctAATAAAGTGCGACACCTGATAAATGAAGCAATTCAAACACATACTTCGGTTAAAGTCAATTTTGAACTCTatagtttattttacttatGCAAAAATGACACACAAGAAATTAAATCATTTGgtactaaaaatataataatacatacacATTTTGATTTCGAAACAATATATGCAACAGTCATCGCAAATTTGTTGCgcaaaatagaaccgtttttcccccgaagggtaaaaaacggatatttaggttcctgccgaagcttgaaccacattatgagataacacccttgtaactcagccctaatcaaccGAATCCAttaactagtagcgccatctatcgcgctacccaagtactaatggcgcccggttgccagcgcccggctgctttctcttcagtaccacataagccggcaaggcccttaggtgtggttcaagcttcggcaggaacctaaatatccgttttttacccttcgggggaaaaacggttctatttaggtgtccgtgccttcgcttgaaccacattatgagacgtgtttaaacctctgccggcgctggcccgggcgtactgtgactgataatatttaaatttatgcaaaaatcacatgataagaatataggcttgaaatttattccgtattgatatactaaaggattgtttacgtcaaaccttaactagattttccttatttgtaattaacgatagatgagacaattgttagcactgactggcaacataagttatacATTGTGACtgtaaaactacttaactttttatataaaacaaaactgtgtgactattagttgaaagactgtccctaaaatcataattaaagacataagtaggtacttgtaggtcgtacaaatttaagtgtaaccactatctgaagtagtacctctgatgcgtgtaacgtgaacctcatcgagtgagttttacattaaacccgtccaaactacctgatgctttctttacaatagcccactaggtgataaaaaggttttgttatatgatgtaatgatattactactacttatctactgcttaacacaaatttaacactgccggcccatccactgtttaaaatttttgcaACTAATTGTAAAAGCTTGGGTACTCtctgatttattgtattttccaacaatttaatgtaaattggtaagttgcatcataggccagatgtaatgtaatatgacttttaatgtggacaaataaccaaatgtttgtataggtacccactacaatacgatattgacattatttagatattaatacatagttattgactaggtataccaggtttatttgttaatgggctatcattacataaggacaacatattccgtaaatgtgttaaaaattataaacatgatgttcttatttgtggaagcaattgagatttatttcgaatcaagtactcctctgcctgaaagtagcgtcagaaagtgaagaagaaaatacaacacttcatgatttaatgtatgcgttactaactagtaacaactctcaacaacctagcagtagtttcaactgaggcgataatacatccttccttacaGATTAGTTTtcggtgagggttgctttaaaaacaaccatattaatagtaagccatgaatagatattaattcttgtatgaaatggtaggctcctacctattttaagtgtcaattatgctgctaaatttactactccccacagataactgaaaacttgccaattaggctggtcccgggtcaaccaagcttatattatatgcttgtcagtcatgcaagcgaatgtaacgaatgaacagaatcactgacatgcacgaaggtgacaatcgtatggaggcgatgattatgaatttaaagtgatgctgacaactccagttgttgtggatggcatctcaccatgatgttgtgcgtagactgaagatccgtctaccaagtaggatattttaggagattttttaatctttaaataattccaatgcctttacctataatttttaggctaattataataaaggcttgtaattgtaggttgtttaatgttcactctttctggtggcaagctgattcccaaactgaagattttttggttcgcgcgctggtaatggattgtgctttattgttagacttagcacgatttgtgagtttttaatgctttcgtatacatacgatcttctaataagagtgtaaaaacctcttgactAACGATGAAAGACTCTTCGAGTATgagtagaggaggtggacctatccactttaaattgtagtgcaaccttttcaaaccaatcgcggaactttcgtaacacccagacaagttaaaacattattattatttgtatatggtccgaaccagtaagttcttcgcattataccattgcagtggcacaaaccacgggtgtctcatgatgtcatataatctcaagtgctgcgtCAGCACCTGCGCGCGCGGacgatgctgtggcacaattcctgtcgaaccttaacacgtgtagacgcgttcattaccaaatattaatttcattacttaatttgttcatttgaagccccaatccgcataagccagcgtggggactatagcccaagccctctcgcgagtgagaagaggcctgtgcccagtagtgggacgtatataggctgaattattattattaataatttgtaggtacttttgattagaaatttagcaatacaaggacgttgtatgttgtttattggcttttgtgcaatcaagttgtgtatcatttgatgatcttgagggaaccctagggttaattaggcatcatgatgcccacaaataaacaattatttgatgatctaggcctttctgcgacatattatatttatgtcactaccttgacgtaatcatagaataaataatagtatgtactattacgacagattatgaccgccaggtggcgcaagcgcgagcaggcgtccattccatagcggtgcgtggcaactactagtgctagacaccaaaattggtgtgggccgcatgtacttgtagcgacgcgacgaaatcgcggagtgagctacgcctgacgtaacgttgatatatgtctactgacatctcatatttactgtatttaatgatataagcatattatcatgaatatataaatatatgaattgtagttgtcttcacaactaatgctgtaattcgattagcagcgcatctgccctataaccaagacacgatgattttgtagggtactacacctggaactctaattgattgcattgacgatgacgtttccaattacatgccctacgatacctgttacaacagtatgctgtaaactctgggctactacctttcagctaagcttatcgtacttagatctggcaatgacagctgaactagtgttgattttcagagtaaattgcaggctctatttaaccggcgaacatatttgtagtcatgtgtcagtactgggatcatatttcgCTTAGAACTTGCAtttttcctgaaccaccgtatgttgttattcttttataaaatcacgtgagtacttccttatctgcaaaggaaacctctcctctggaaatcgaaagaaggatatttctgatccgtattctttcagaatccggtatctgctatcggtgactgcctgcaattATTTTCTACacattacgcatgtgtgtacgtttacgtacgttgtacgtttgtatgtacgttggcttgccccgcagtccacgtggtttcaaagtttctgaagtgacttcattttaatttgtctatttgaagaaattaaacaatcatcgtttagatgtaaagtcgtggaccgtggctattggttcgacagcttagttcccttaggcggcttcacctctaattcaattcgcgatttttcgaaacagaatcagtaaccccactctaactaaactaccgaaaaatcttttcataatttctttatttatttacataacttgaaaaggcgcttcatcttctacataggcataacatttaccactgaAGAAActgatgtttcacctattgaacaatcatgggtaactatgcggattgccatactaaattaatattttactagttggtccttttagacattttgtgaaagcacctcctacaaataccgtctgtttccgatagttatattaccagtaagagttcatttcctttgaaattgaactatgtaacgtttatggtcaacgttttatgatgcatgattgttataccaacggcaggtcgattgacaacccgctgcttagataatcttccgaagtggatcttgttacttacagcatttgaacctaatttcacaagtttctacctgactgatgtgaatagagcactaattacattataaatgcctttgtcagttcggtctgtcggacggaatgcgatggaaggaacttgctgttttctacgtgttactcttagtctctgtttcacagctacatacatagtagacgatttaaagtaagtaaaaggtttctctttgtaacaggccgcaattttttagctaatgatCAATATTTAGAGTGTagacaggagatgcttcagtattcccaaacacactatcaacctgactagtcattcatcattcaaaagagggatttagtgcgaagatttttcactaatatacttatatgagtatcataaactctattcttttcaggtttagagccgcaataaagagatatctcttgttagcctattactgagccgtaaatgaattggcattatacttgtattggtattcctattcagaagagagaattttagttttctttccttctttaaggctaacgtcaattttcttgcctccccctctctctttttggtataggatctagttgggcaatacttaacacaaggtttttcactttgtacttttcccttttcacagtttcttaactgctatttttcatggccagttagtcatacagttaggatcctcagaatgtatatttttggtttgtttggtatctcacggcaattgtttgttatcgacccagaccaacatttgtacacgaccaagacggaaaccttcctttttcgtggccggttgagacaattactataactgcatttcgttatcaatttcgcgccaaacccgctaatagaaattgtgctgctcgtcgttctaaaaggtgacacaccatttggttggctacaatgatgatgacgcccactaactaagtcgtgcattggttcatgaccatgcagatcttaaatgcgaggcccacaGCTGACATAcatgcagacatcgaacgataaagcgaccaataagacgtccactaccgtattaatggtagaccatgagacaacggtttttgtttaacaagacaacgtcatttcaatgtcatttcagaggacgatgcgatatcgtctcataggacgacgcattaatgtctcacgatacgacaaaatgtagtcttatggaacaatgcaatgtagtcctatgggacgcaatatcctctcacgggacgataccacaggatggcgcaatgtcttctcacacgatgacgtaactcatcgagatgcctgtcgtatcacaggatgacgccttatcgttttacaggacgacgcctgatgtcccacaggacgatgtcatgtcatctcacgggactacgATATGtcgcaacgacgcttgtcgtccaacgggacgacgccgtgtgccatttatacccgttggtattctttttatggtgatggctataagagctcacttagtctcatcgctgggccacgggcactgagcggaatgtcacaaggtcttttaacgagacgatgctcgtcgtcttacaagacgctgccatgtcgtctgtcaggacaataccatgtcgtctgtcaggacgataccacgggacgacgccatgtcgtctcacgggacgacgccttgtcgtctcccgggacgacgccttgtcgtctcacgggacgacgcctcgtcgtctcacgggtcgacaccatgtcgtctcacgggacgacaccatgtcatttcacgggacgacgcttgtcgtctcacgggacgacgccatgtcgtctcacgggacgacgcttgttgtcccaaggacgaggccatgaggcgtaagtacccgtgtactttttgtgacggtgcctgtaggaaggtcactgcgtctcgtcgctgggccatgggcaccgagcggaatgtcgcGAAGTCGGagattttcaaaatatttttaccaatttaaatttcttgatctttttaaacttgctttgtaaacgtgttgcttggctgagttacaaaagcgtactgaagagaaagcagccgggcgctggcaaccgggcgccattagtacttgggtagcgcgatagatggcgctactagttaaTGGATTCggttgattagggctgagttacaagggtgttatctcataatgtggttcaagcgaaggcacggacacctaaatagagaGTTTCCAGCATAGAGACAGTGGTTGGTCGTTTTTAAGTAATTCTCATGTCGaagtaaacataaataaatacgaaCCGATGCGAGGTTCTTGTTATA
This window encodes:
- the LOC134805665 gene encoding piggyBac transposable element-derived protein 3-like; its protein translation is MGIVDMPAYTDYWSKFLRFDKIADVMSLKRYEQIRRYLHFADNEMDDGDRYYKIRPFLERVRLNCLKVEEENHFSIDEMMVPYKGTRAGSRKQFVKNKPRRWGYKVFVRAGMTGLVYDFLIYGGEDTFRYHAFTEEEDCMGLGAKVVIALSQSIQLPACKVLYFDNFFTSLELIHHMRNEYGIFSLGTIRSNRLREANKKLPTDKNLKKKGRGAHAQVVSNESNIAIVKWSDSEYDSTCEYMSCMTSKKNSKTKDLAQRSDSEEKEVFNEQTGKKQKTPAQKRSAEGDTKASNNKKQKASTSKT